Proteins encoded within one genomic window of Episyrphus balteatus chromosome 1, idEpiBalt1.1, whole genome shotgun sequence:
- the LOC129912490 gene encoding uncharacterized protein LOC129912490 — MRNMVKNFSSNIPKQKTRKIWMKKRSKHWWNTIVKSETFDDQMVENFRMDKQSFQFLCEKLSPALSPSAIVVREAIPVDMKVGIALYKLASCAEYRVVGNQFGVHKSTVKKCVYEFCRAVVDVLLKDEIHLPDESECLSIIRGFEEKSGVPQILGAIDGTHVPIRPPLDGGADYINRKGWPSMVLQAVVDCNYLFMDITCKHPGSVHDATVLKDSYLSINIDKFKFPKATINGVEMSAFFIGDPAYPQLPWLIKGYTGTLDPVEDSFNAYLNRARIVVENAFGRLKGRWRILQKRIDIDVKFVPHIVATCCVLHNILERRRSPYRETWNTDTSTMSDLLTQPASTNITSTLQGDEIRNHLKLYMAQNFPLIRSIKSNV; from the exons ATGAGAAACATGGTGAAAAATTTCTCTAGTAATATTCCTAAACAAAAAACCAGGAAAATTTGGATGAAGAAGAGGAGCAAGCACTGGTGGAACACAATTGTAAAGAGTGAAACTTTTGATGATCAAATGGTGGAAAATTTTCGAATGGACAAACAATCGTTTCAATTCTTGTGTGAAAAACTTTCGCCAGCACTATCTCCATCTGCCATCGTTGTTCGTGAGGCTATTCCAGTAGACATGAAAGTGGGAATAGCGCTTTACAAGCTGGCATCATGTGCAGAGTACAGAGTTGTTGGGAATCAGTTTGGCGTTCATAAATCAACCGTGAAAAAATGCGTATACGAATTTTGCCGAGCCGTGGTAGATGTTCTTTTAAAAGACGAAATACATCTGCCAGATGAAAGTGAATGTCTTTCCATTATTCGAGGATTTGAAGAGAAGAGCGGTGTTCCCCAAATTTTGGGAGCGATTGATGGTACTCATGTACCCATCAGACCTCCCCTGGACGGAGGTGCTGATTATATCAATAGAAAGGGATGGCCATCAATGGTTTTGCAAGCAGTCGTTGATTGCAATTATTT gttTATGGATATCACTTGTAAACATCCTGGATCCGTTCATGATGCAACGGTGCTAAAGGATTCATACCTGAGCATCAATATTGATAAATTCAAATTC CCCAAAGCAACAATCAATGGCGTAGAAATGTCAGCCTTCTTCATTGGGGATCCTGCTTACCCACAACTACCCTGGCTTATTAAAGGGTACACTGGCACTCTTGACCCGGTAGAAGACTCTTTTAATGCTTATTTAAATAGAGCCAGGATAGTTGTTGAGAATGCTTTTGGACGCTTAAAGGGAAGATGGAGAATTCTTCAAAAACGTATCGACATTGATGTTAAATTTGTACCTCACATTGTTGCGACTTGCTGTGTGCTACACAATATTCTGGAAAGAAGAAGAAGTCCATACAGGGAAACTTGGAATACGGATACTAGCACCATGAGTGACTTACTCACACAGCCAGCATCCACGAATATTACATCAACTTTACAAGGCGATGAAATAAGAAACCATTTAAAATTGTACATGGCACAAAACTTCCCTTTAATAAGAAGTATAAAATCAAATGTTTAG